The proteins below come from a single Candidatus Bathyarchaeota archaeon genomic window:
- a CDS encoding PAS domain-containing protein, with amino-acid sequence MVEETHHIDSEQLLISGLYSRMRRIIDSSTQPVFIYLNDDHKVCNQRFAELLGYKTPQDWSGNPGFLEEFVDDEASRNAFMSGYWGAINNMSASTVQVTWRRKDEKKVESTLVILPMEYEGHILLAGFVIGS; translated from the coding sequence ATGGTTGAAGAAACCCATCATATCGATTCGGAGCAACTGCTTATCAGCGGATTATATAGTCGGATGAGGCGAATCATAGATTCCTCCACCCAGCCAGTTTTCATCTACCTCAACGACGACCATAAAGTCTGTAACCAGCGATTCGCGGAGCTTTTAGGCTACAAGACCCCACAGGATTGGTCGGGTAATCCGGGTTTTCTGGAGGAATTCGTCGATGACGAAGCCAGCAGAAACGCCTTCATGTCTGGTTACTGGGGAGCCATAAATAACATGAGTGCCTCAACGGTGCAGGTTACTTGGAGAAGAAAAGATGAAAAGAAAGTGGAGTCAACGTTGGTGATTTTGCCCATGGAGTATGAAGGGCACATTTTACTGGCGGGTTTTGTAATAGGCAGTTAA
- a CDS encoding AAA family ATPase: MKIIERLEISDFRNISHSTFRDLNHVNVIIGPNNSGKSNVLQAIDKLVNIDVRNHQSLKCKTCREIISYQLGQPPKLNQYQWTTAKEDFYENNGKPRLMFEFNEEYLRQNKEFNDTIINLFSILNPYIERLRASGQLSSPEDRFEFYKEHIKENCVNKLYLNAEGNQLEHGTVIQPELIQFLRSRLLLCPEERLQNYKQKAISDYIKQKDMDADQLKQVQDYMRDIIDSELKTYTSTSLNYLRGPRRFSTPIKDQGSGVRSLICLICDIVSAKEQIILIDEPELGLNQAAKRKFISFLLENTQDKQFFISTHDPTFVNPKLWGREKLSIFIYSIIAQEFVKVSLDQNSQDPNTFGGYLPHTTCIKDYHIYVEGTYDVYIHQVFFNKFIDEISDKLTKQQGYVEQTLSQVLNRVEIYHLGGDFWEHLLHTIPQTPYNSVLIFDGDKKTKIQKAIETYNQNRLGNLPVFKVINKMELSPETHGEVIPVYALSKDNIEQYLNPVPPKDKKIQGPAIAKKMNEIPEEFISIYCEILRILVPELHKKLAKSASQL; this comes from the coding sequence ATGAAAATAATCGAAAGGCTGGAAATTAGTGACTTCAGGAATATCAGCCACTCAACCTTTAGAGACCTAAATCATGTTAATGTAATTATTGGACCAAATAATAGCGGAAAATCAAATGTCTTACAAGCAATTGATAAACTAGTAAACATCGATGTAAGGAACCATCAATCCCTGAAATGTAAGACTTGTAGGGAAATTATAAGCTATCAGCTAGGGCAGCCGCCCAAACTGAATCAGTATCAATGGACAACAGCGAAAGAAGATTTCTACGAAAACAATGGGAAGCCTCGGCTTATGTTTGAGTTTAATGAAGAATATCTGAGGCAGAATAAAGAATTCAACGATACGATCATTAACCTTTTTTCAATTTTAAATCCATACATTGAAAGGTTACGCGCTTCAGGTCAACTGTCAAGCCCAGAAGATAGGTTTGAATTCTATAAGGAGCACATAAAGGAGAATTGTGTAAACAAACTCTACTTAAATGCAGAAGGAAATCAATTAGAACATGGAACGGTTATACAACCGGAACTTATCCAATTCTTGCGTAGCCGTCTACTTCTGTGCCCTGAGGAAAGACTTCAAAATTACAAGCAAAAGGCAATTTCAGATTACATTAAGCAGAAGGATATGGATGCAGACCAGTTAAAACAAGTTCAGGACTATATGCGAGATATAATTGATTCAGAACTCAAAACTTATACTTCCACATCATTAAACTACTTACGAGGACCACGTAGGTTCTCAACGCCCATTAAAGACCAAGGTTCTGGTGTTAGATCATTAATTTGCCTCATTTGTGATATCGTTTCAGCAAAGGAACAGATAATTCTTATAGACGAACCCGAGTTAGGACTAAATCAAGCGGCGAAAAGAAAATTCATTAGTTTTTTGCTGGAAAATACGCAGGATAAACAATTTTTCATATCGACCCATGACCCCACTTTTGTGAATCCAAAATTATGGGGTCGCGAGAAACTTAGCATATTTATTTACTCAATTATAGCACAAGAATTCGTCAAAGTTAGTTTAGATCAAAATTCCCAAGACCCTAATACATTTGGCGGTTATTTGCCCCATACTACTTGCATAAAAGATTATCATATCTACGTTGAAGGCACATATGACGTGTATATACATCAAGTATTTTTCAATAAATTTATTGATGAAATTTCAGATAAATTGACAAAGCAACAAGGATATGTTGAACAAACTCTTTCTCAAGTGTTGAATAGAGTAGAAATTTATCATCTAGGTGGCGATTTTTGGGAACACCTTTTACACACAATACCACAAACGCCCTATAATTCAGTGTTGATTTTTGATGGAGATAAAAAGACCAAAATTCAAAAGGCGATTGAAACGTATAACCAAAATAGGCTTGGAAACCTCCCTGTTTTTAAAGTTATAAATAAGATGGAGCTTTCACCTGAAACACATGGGGAGGTTATACCTGTCTACGCACTTTCTAAGGATAATATTGAGCAATACTTGAATCCAGTGCCCCCCAAAGATAAGAAAATTCAAGGTCCAGCTATCGCTAAGAAAATGAATGAAATCCCTGAAGAATTTATTTCGATCTATTGTGAAATTCTTCGAATACTGGTTCCTGAACTACATAAAAAACTAGCAAAATCAGCCTCTCAGCTTTGA
- a CDS encoding methyl-accepting chemotaxis protein encodes MSANETLQKQLDEALNQNLELEKENKKLREMNDGLVKTQLKILQNAIRGDQETVKSNEETISNGKKMSELSSTMEKYAQEVVKLAMEATDAIDKVSQSARAVEQVAGMVFEQADNATKGTAEVFEMGKQAASVSNQMALGMQQVSTASQQVSIGAQKLANLSQNAARSTEALKKVMDEAGIIARDTSNVTVEALKKSKEANEKSQRGLLAIENIKADITRVSDAVTSMVNSVDQVGLMTNSVSDIASQTNMLALNAAIEAARAGEAGRGFAVVADAVKGLAGQSKEAAGSAIKLVKTIKEAGNQTSSISKQSQTGAAEGAKVVLGAIQESEGIASIMESMTGKVGTLASGVEKGLLEVISVTKVIDEVASIAEESSSATEESSSAVEEQTAAAQQMASIAKEVSAVAERVTEATKQVVESAGEVTNLAISVGNDAAIVEKSTRDIASHAENVLGATRTVGESAQAVVMAAEKTNDQVLKLIQSRTNIIGAISKKYNINLEQT; translated from the coding sequence ATGAGCGCTAACGAAACCTTACAAAAACAGCTAGATGAAGCATTAAACCAAAACCTTGAATTGGAGAAAGAAAACAAGAAACTCCGCGAAATGAACGATGGGCTTGTTAAAACGCAGCTGAAAATCCTGCAGAACGCCATCCGCGGCGACCAGGAAACAGTCAAGAGCAACGAGGAAACCATCAGCAACGGCAAAAAAATGTCTGAGCTGAGCTCCACGATGGAAAAGTATGCCCAAGAAGTAGTCAAGCTTGCCATGGAAGCAACCGATGCAATCGATAAGGTTAGCCAGAGCGCAAGGGCCGTCGAGCAGGTGGCAGGCATGGTTTTTGAGCAAGCCGACAACGCCACAAAGGGCACAGCTGAGGTCTTTGAGATGGGAAAACAAGCTGCAAGCGTCTCCAACCAGATGGCGCTGGGGATGCAGCAGGTCAGCACCGCCTCCCAGCAGGTCTCCATCGGAGCCCAGAAGCTGGCGAATTTGTCCCAGAATGCTGCGAGGAGCACCGAGGCCCTCAAGAAAGTCATGGATGAAGCAGGGATAATCGCCAGGGATACCTCTAACGTAACAGTGGAAGCCCTCAAGAAGTCCAAGGAAGCTAACGAGAAGAGTCAGCGGGGTCTGTTGGCTATCGAGAATATTAAGGCTGATATCACCCGGGTTTCCGACGCCGTCACTTCCATGGTTAACTCTGTGGATCAGGTTGGACTGATGACGAATTCGGTCTCCGACATCGCAAGCCAAACTAACATGCTTGCACTCAACGCAGCCATCGAGGCGGCTCGCGCAGGCGAAGCAGGACGCGGATTCGCAGTCGTTGCCGACGCAGTTAAGGGCTTAGCGGGCCAATCTAAAGAAGCCGCCGGCTCAGCCATAAAGCTGGTTAAAACCATCAAAGAAGCAGGCAACCAAACCAGCAGCATTTCCAAACAATCTCAAACCGGCGCTGCGGAAGGCGCCAAGGTGGTTTTAGGAGCCATCCAAGAATCCGAGGGCATAGCAAGCATTATGGAGAGCATGACGGGTAAAGTAGGTACGCTTGCAAGCGGTGTGGAGAAGGGCCTTTTGGAGGTTATTTCTGTGACTAAAGTCATCGATGAAGTCGCCAGCATCGCCGAGGAAAGCAGCTCAGCAACGGAGGAATCATCATCTGCCGTGGAGGAGCAAACCGCGGCTGCCCAGCAGATGGCAAGCATCGCAAAAGAGGTCTCGGCTGTTGCTGAAAGAGTCACTGAAGCCACAAAACAAGTCGTTGAAAGCGCGGGGGAAGTCACTAACTTGGCAATTAGCGTAGGCAACGATGCGGCAATCGTGGAGAAGTCCACCCGAGACATCGCCTCTCATGCGGAAAACGTTTTGGGGGCGACGCGGACAGTGGGTGAAAGCGCGCAGGCAGTGGTTATGGCGGCGGAGAAAACCAACGATCAAGTGCTAAAACTCATACAGTCAAGAACCAATATCATCGGCGCAATCAGCAAAAAATACAACATAAACCTGGAGCAAACATAA
- a CDS encoding PHP domain-containing protein — translation MTPLYADLHIHTVYSADSLIQPKTLVDMLARHSYIKAAAVTDHDSVRGCKATVELARAYPDILIIPGCEISTPQGDMLVLGTYELPPKPWSPQNVADFAKSIGGVSIVAHPFRTYGMGEGARNLKVDAIEVLNGGSSKQANEQAKELARELGLPGTAGSDAHAVSELFAFCNRIEADLDVDSVLAAIKKGAVRAQLPMTPK, via the coding sequence ATGACCCCGCTCTACGCTGATCTTCACATCCACACAGTCTACTCAGCCGACTCCCTCATCCAGCCAAAAACATTGGTGGATATGCTGGCGCGGCACAGCTACATCAAAGCCGCCGCAGTCACAGACCACGACAGCGTCCGAGGCTGCAAAGCAACCGTCGAACTCGCCCGCGCCTACCCCGACATCCTAATTATCCCCGGATGCGAAATCAGCACACCACAGGGAGACATGCTTGTTTTAGGCACCTACGAGTTGCCGCCAAAGCCCTGGTCACCGCAAAACGTGGCGGACTTTGCAAAATCCATCGGAGGCGTCTCCATCGTGGCGCATCCCTTCCGCACCTACGGCATGGGTGAAGGCGCACGCAACCTCAAAGTAGATGCCATCGAGGTGCTTAACGGCGGCAGCAGCAAACAAGCCAACGAGCAAGCCAAAGAACTCGCACGGGAACTGGGGTTGCCTGGAACAGCGGGCAGCGATGCACATGCGGTTTCGGAGCTTTTTGCCTTCTGCAACAGGATTGAGGCGGATTTAGATGTTGACTCGGTTTTGGCGGCGATAAAGAAGGGTGCAGTGAGGGCGCAGCTGCCGATGACTCCCAAATAG
- a CDS encoding Lsm family RNA-binding protein: MSVAQRKYFTEVAALADKVVAVVTTNGKTFNGTLVGINPDNLSLSLADVKDESGKLLNRLILNGSSVVQISSAEKPFDLKALAGRLEKVFPTMVKLYEDKGFIWVMDKVKLTEKGIAEGSGPAADRVQKVYDQFMSEVKA; encoded by the coding sequence TTGTCTGTAGCGCAAAGAAAATACTTCACTGAAGTGGCAGCGTTGGCAGATAAAGTCGTCGCTGTCGTCACCACTAACGGAAAAACCTTCAACGGCACCCTCGTCGGCATCAACCCCGATAACCTCAGCTTATCCTTAGCAGACGTTAAAGATGAATCTGGCAAACTCCTCAACCGACTTATCCTCAACGGCTCCAGTGTCGTCCAAATATCCAGCGCCGAAAAACCCTTTGACCTCAAAGCCCTCGCGGGACGCCTAGAGAAGGTTTTCCCCACGATGGTTAAACTCTATGAGGATAAGGGCTTCATCTGGGTTATGGATAAAGTGAAATTAACCGAGAAAGGCATCGCGGAGGGTTCCGGGCCAGCCGCTGATCGTGTACAGAAAGTCTACGATCAATTCATGAGCGAAGTCAAAGCCTAA
- a CDS encoding MBL fold metallo-hydrolase, which yields MQVGFLGGAREVGRIGITVKSAKTQVVLDYGVMLDNEPGFPMHVPPKDVDALILTHSHLDHSGALPIFYINDQIPLITNKLNLELSQLLIQDFIHLSSYYLPFEYLELKTMMRNNHHLEFGESTNVGDMKITLLNAGHTPGSASVLIEAEGKRFLYTGDFNTEESKLLAGASMDYGDLDAVVIESTYADSDHTERKELERQFVDACNAVVEVGGTVLVPSFGVGRSQEMACILAANHFEYPIILDGMAREASRVIMNYKEFLKDPRLFMNAMHSVEWVEGWRDRRKAIKTPCVIISTAGMLKGGPAAFYLSKLAKKAINAVYLVSYQIPGTPGRELMEKGVCTIDGQVRKIKAAYRHFDFSSHCGASQLKGALTKLGGKPKVFVVHGAEGNCELFANWAHTELGLDAVAPRTGDRFEI from the coding sequence TTGCAGGTTGGGTTTTTAGGCGGCGCAAGGGAAGTTGGCAGAATCGGAATCACGGTTAAGTCAGCGAAGACTCAGGTAGTGCTTGACTATGGCGTGATGCTTGACAACGAACCGGGATTCCCCATGCATGTCCCCCCAAAAGACGTCGACGCCCTCATCCTTACGCACAGCCACCTCGACCACAGCGGTGCACTGCCGATTTTCTACATAAACGACCAAATCCCCCTCATCACAAACAAACTCAACCTCGAACTCAGCCAACTGCTAATCCAGGACTTCATCCACCTCTCCAGCTACTACCTGCCCTTCGAGTACCTGGAACTTAAAACCATGATGCGCAACAACCACCACCTCGAATTCGGAGAGTCAACAAATGTGGGTGACATGAAAATCACTCTCCTCAACGCAGGCCACACGCCTGGCAGCGCATCGGTGCTTATCGAGGCAGAAGGGAAACGGTTCCTCTATACAGGCGACTTCAACACTGAGGAAAGCAAGCTTTTAGCAGGCGCATCTATGGATTACGGTGACCTCGACGCAGTTGTCATCGAAAGCACCTACGCCGACAGCGACCACACCGAACGCAAAGAACTCGAGCGGCAATTCGTGGATGCCTGTAACGCAGTTGTGGAAGTCGGCGGAACCGTGCTTGTGCCCAGCTTCGGCGTAGGAAGATCACAGGAGATGGCATGCATCTTAGCCGCCAACCACTTCGAGTACCCCATCATCCTCGATGGTATGGCGCGGGAAGCCAGCCGAGTAATCATGAACTACAAGGAGTTCCTCAAGGACCCCCGACTTTTCATGAACGCCATGCATTCGGTGGAGTGGGTGGAAGGCTGGCGAGACCGCCGCAAAGCCATCAAAACCCCCTGCGTCATCATCAGCACCGCAGGCATGCTTAAAGGTGGACCAGCAGCATTCTACCTGTCTAAGCTGGCTAAAAAAGCCATAAACGCCGTGTATCTTGTCAGCTACCAAATCCCCGGCACACCTGGACGCGAACTCATGGAAAAAGGCGTCTGCACCATCGATGGACAAGTCCGAAAAATCAAAGCTGCCTACCGCCACTTTGACTTTTCAAGCCACTGCGGCGCAAGCCAACTTAAAGGAGCCCTAACTAAACTCGGCGGCAAACCCAAAGTTTTCGTGGTGCATGGCGCAGAGGGCAACTGTGAACTCTTTGCGAATTGGGCGCATACGGAGTTGGGGTTGGATGCGGTGGCTCCACGGACTGGTGACCGATTCGAGATTTAA
- a CDS encoding PAC2 family protein — MVCAVHILEKPQLNDPILIEGLPGIGFVANIAALHLIKELKAKKFAQIFSSSFQDFAITTEDGATRSPINELYYAKCSGSGRDLIIWYGNTQALTTVGQYELVGKILDITADLGCRFVISIGGFKKDEVQGAPGIYSTATDPETMQAALDLGTKVMVGHVFGIAGLSVGLARIRDFKGFSLLVDTPGMNPDVNAARYALMTLGKYLSLEVDLSGLEASGEEIKKMLESFGIIRSITEEKKKEEQQLRWFI; from the coding sequence ATGGTTTGCGCAGTCCACATACTCGAAAAGCCCCAACTTAACGACCCCATCCTCATCGAAGGCTTACCCGGCATAGGCTTTGTCGCCAACATCGCAGCGCTCCACCTCATCAAAGAACTCAAAGCCAAAAAGTTCGCTCAAATCTTCTCCAGCAGCTTCCAGGACTTCGCCATAACAACCGAGGACGGCGCAACACGTTCCCCGATAAACGAACTCTACTACGCCAAATGCTCAGGCAGCGGACGCGACCTCATCATCTGGTATGGCAACACCCAGGCCCTCACCACCGTGGGGCAATATGAACTCGTCGGCAAAATCCTAGACATAACCGCTGACTTGGGCTGCCGCTTCGTAATTTCCATCGGCGGCTTTAAGAAAGACGAGGTGCAGGGTGCACCCGGAATCTACAGCACCGCCACTGACCCCGAGACGATGCAGGCTGCGCTGGATTTAGGCACCAAAGTCATGGTGGGACATGTCTTTGGGATCGCGGGTTTATCGGTTGGTCTGGCGCGTATCAGGGACTTTAAGGGTTTCTCGCTTCTGGTGGATACCCCCGGTATGAACCCCGACGTCAACGCTGCACGCTACGCATTAATGACGCTGGGCAAATATCTAAGCTTAGAAGTGGATTTGTCGGGGCTTGAGGCAAGCGGCGAAGAAATCAAAAAGATGCTTGAGTCCTTTGGGATTATTCGAAGTATAACAGAAGAAAAGAAGAAAGAGGAGCAGCAGCTTCGCTGGTTTATTTAG
- a CDS encoding presenilin family intramembrane aspartyl protease, translated as MTEQTQPTNNTSEQDKFKFQLVYLLPILASMLFGLACAAVLLPKSVPITPVTPISPDTPGADWGNAVYFLVLIAASATVFYILLKRKSKRIIKGLIILALTTAAMLLSIVYLIALSEYVPLIADWLIIIPLALVFTALFDLAIFRFGYIPRNVAVVIMGGALGMFFGYNIASISLWSAVLILVFLAIYDIFAVYKGPVGKIAQSGLDQLQGLSFSFKDIQMGLGDLVFYSMLTGAMIFGFPSSLYPALASLVGIMAGSAITLYMLEKKGLFPGLPFPIMLGLAFGLTVGFLV; from the coding sequence ATGACAGAGCAGACTCAACCGACAAATAATACAAGCGAGCAGGACAAGTTCAAATTTCAACTTGTCTATTTGCTGCCGATACTGGCAAGTATGCTCTTTGGATTAGCCTGCGCTGCCGTATTGCTGCCCAAATCGGTTCCCATTACGCCAGTCACACCTATCTCACCAGACACGCCTGGCGCCGATTGGGGCAACGCAGTTTACTTTCTGGTGCTTATCGCCGCCAGCGCCACCGTCTTCTATATCCTGCTTAAACGGAAAAGCAAACGCATCATCAAAGGCTTAATTATACTTGCGTTAACTACCGCGGCAATGCTGTTATCCATCGTTTATCTAATCGCGTTATCAGAGTATGTGCCCCTCATAGCTGACTGGCTAATTATTATCCCGCTTGCCTTGGTTTTCACGGCGCTTTTTGATTTAGCCATATTCCGCTTCGGATACATACCACGCAACGTCGCAGTAGTCATAATGGGTGGTGCGTTGGGCATGTTTTTTGGCTACAACATCGCCAGCATATCGCTTTGGAGCGCCGTGCTAATTTTGGTATTCTTAGCCATCTATGACATATTTGCGGTGTATAAGGGTCCAGTTGGCAAGATTGCGCAGTCAGGGCTTGATCAACTGCAGGGACTAAGCTTCTCGTTTAAGGATATCCAGATGGGCTTAGGCGACTTGGTGTTTTACTCTATGCTTACAGGCGCCATGATTTTCGGTTTCCCCTCATCATTATATCCGGCATTAGCGTCGCTTGTCGGCATCATGGCGGGTTCAGCAATAACCCTCTACATGCTGGAAAAGAAAGGGCTCTTCCCCGGTTTGCCGTTTCCGATAATGCTGGGCTTAGCGTTTGGGTTAACTGTGGGTTTTCTGGTTTAA
- a CDS encoding right-handed parallel beta-helix repeat-containing protein, producing MRKQACIVLLLTLAVTGLFVFPNIGSAYTISGHIQANTTWTAANSPYNLNNNVFVDSGVTLTIEPGVTVNLGPYMLQVNGALTARGTSSNRIYFTGSGADSKIEFTQASTPWSDSSSTGCIIDYALISSVSAVVTFSSPKISNSYFVASTVLPIAVNGGNPRIVGNVINFGTNTNGIHIFNGNPRISDNYIKGQNANYGIFIEGTSTSTINNNDITNCYTGIYAVGAATITNNRIQNNLGDGIRNENPTSTIQFNALVFNLCGLSVSGNIQHNTITNNIVGVWGPHADATITNNNIYGNYNASAGAIQNVHLTETDNLSLINNWWGTTDVDAINQTILDRKADPVNLGVANFVPFLTSKDVSAPDAPASIPVPTQPPTPAPYTSAAPSATPTVQPTALPYHTEQPTPTTTPRIIQPSSIPVNPLLGGDDLGDIANVVVIVLATLTTVLIIVVINRRFHRKPTAPPQTDGSPVSV from the coding sequence ATGCGCAAGCAAGCCTGCATCGTTCTACTGCTCACATTGGCGGTAACCGGATTGTTTGTCTTCCCAAACATCGGCTCCGCATACACGATAAGCGGCCACATCCAAGCCAACACAACCTGGACTGCAGCCAACAGCCCCTACAACCTCAACAACAACGTTTTCGTCGACTCCGGCGTAACCTTAACCATCGAGCCCGGCGTAACCGTCAATTTAGGGCCCTACATGCTGCAGGTCAACGGCGCCTTAACCGCGCGGGGCACAAGCAGTAACAGAATCTACTTCACGGGGTCAGGAGCTGATTCAAAAATCGAGTTCACCCAAGCCAGCACCCCCTGGAGTGACTCCTCAAGTACAGGATGCATAATCGATTATGCCCTCATATCCTCGGTGTCTGCGGTTGTCACTTTTTCTTCGCCTAAAATAAGCAACAGCTACTTCGTCGCAAGCACAGTTCTGCCCATAGCCGTGAATGGCGGCAACCCCCGGATCGTGGGTAACGTCATAAACTTCGGCACCAACACCAACGGCATCCACATCTTCAACGGTAACCCCCGCATCTCCGACAACTACATCAAAGGCCAAAACGCCAACTATGGTATATTCATAGAGGGAACCTCCACCTCCACCATAAACAACAATGACATAACAAACTGCTACACGGGCATATATGCCGTGGGAGCCGCAACTATAACTAACAACCGCATCCAAAACAACCTTGGCGACGGCATCCGAAACGAGAACCCGACATCAACAATCCAATTCAACGCCTTGGTCTTTAACCTCTGCGGCCTAAGCGTGTCGGGCAACATCCAACATAACACAATCACAAATAACATCGTTGGCGTCTGGGGCCCCCATGCAGATGCCACCATCACCAACAACAACATCTACGGCAACTACAATGCCTCGGCGGGCGCAATCCAAAACGTCCACTTAACCGAAACCGACAACCTATCCCTCATAAACAACTGGTGGGGAACCACCGATGTAGACGCCATCAACCAGACGATTCTGGACCGCAAAGCAGACCCCGTCAATCTTGGCGTCGCCAATTTTGTGCCCTTCTTAACTTCAAAGGACGTGTCTGCGCCGGATGCTCCTGCCTCGATTCCGGTGCCCACGCAGCCGCCTACCCCTGCCCCCTACACTTCAGCGGCTCCCTCCGCGACGCCCACGGTTCAGCCCACGGCGCTGCCCTACCACACTGAGCAGCCAACCCCGACCACTACGCCCAGAATCATCCAGCCCAGCAGCATCCCAGTGAACCCCCTCTTGGGCGGCGACGACCTCGGAGACATAGCTAACGTAGTGGTGATTGTCCTTGCTACCCTAACTACGGTGCTTATCATCGTGGTGATTAACCGCAGATTCCACCGCAAACCCACGGCGCCTCCCCAGACAGATGGCTCCCCGGTCTCTGTTTAA
- the tgtA gene encoding tRNA guanosine(15) transglycosylase TgtA produces the protein MSFEIKEKDLLGRIGKLKTKTATVETPLLFPVINPVSQPIPCRRLKETFGVQALITNSYINKKRFGEKIVEMGGLHKFLDYDGAVMTDSGAYQILVYGEVEVSQKEIVAYQEAIGSDIATILDIPTGWKVTKEQAQVTVAETLRRAKAFFQEKTRDDILWVGPVQGGRHLDLVAQSAVEMGKLDFPIHALGSPTEVMENYRYDVLADMIITCRKGIPIERPLHLFGAGHPSMFALAVSLGCDLFDSAAYALYAREGRYMTENGTWRIDELDYFPCSCPKCASETPEALRRKPAKEREVFLAEHNLHVCLSELRRIKQAIRDGRLWEHTEMRLHAHPALLSALKHIKSHSDFIEKYSPSVKSSGFFYFDSVGLTRPEITHYRNRLTERYTPPAPAKVLFLVPQTRSKPFHKAPEFKKIRHLLRKIGPDAVRVHLCVFCAPFGVVPLDLDEVYPLSQHETALPLDAETIDYVASQVAAYIQQNRYRGVVLLNDRKLWGGTVAAASKGACEAKGLPFGLVEANVTGTKEMLLSLEELLRRQLGL, from the coding sequence TTGAGCTTTGAAATCAAAGAAAAAGATTTGCTGGGCAGAATCGGCAAACTCAAAACCAAAACCGCCACAGTGGAGACTCCGCTGCTTTTCCCAGTCATCAACCCAGTTAGCCAACCCATACCCTGCCGGCGGCTCAAGGAAACCTTCGGGGTCCAAGCCCTCATCACCAACAGCTACATCAACAAGAAACGCTTCGGCGAAAAAATAGTTGAAATGGGCGGGCTCCACAAGTTTCTCGACTACGACGGCGCAGTTATGACGGACAGCGGCGCCTACCAGATTCTTGTCTACGGCGAAGTCGAGGTTTCTCAGAAAGAAATCGTCGCTTACCAGGAAGCCATCGGAAGCGACATCGCCACCATCCTTGACATCCCCACCGGCTGGAAAGTCACCAAGGAGCAGGCGCAGGTCACGGTGGCTGAGACGCTGCGTCGAGCCAAAGCTTTCTTCCAAGAGAAAACCCGCGACGACATCCTCTGGGTGGGTCCAGTACAGGGCGGGAGGCATCTGGATTTGGTGGCGCAATCCGCGGTTGAGATGGGTAAACTCGACTTTCCCATCCATGCCCTGGGCAGCCCCACCGAAGTCATGGAGAACTACCGCTACGACGTCTTAGCTGATATGATAATTACCTGCCGAAAAGGCATCCCCATAGAGCGTCCCCTGCACCTCTTCGGCGCCGGCCACCCCAGCATGTTCGCGCTCGCAGTATCCTTAGGATGCGACCTCTTCGACAGCGCCGCCTACGCGCTTTATGCCCGTGAGGGACGCTACATGACTGAAAACGGCACTTGGCGCATCGATGAACTAGATTATTTCCCCTGCAGCTGCCCCAAATGCGCCTCTGAAACCCCCGAGGCACTAAGGCGCAAACCCGCCAAGGAACGCGAAGTCTTCCTGGCAGAGCACAACCTCCACGTCTGCTTATCTGAGCTCCGCCGCATTAAGCAGGCTATCCGCGACGGAAGACTCTGGGAACACACCGAAATGAGGCTACACGCCCACCCCGCCTTGCTCTCGGCGCTCAAACACATAAAAAGCCACAGTGACTTCATAGAAAAGTACAGTCCCTCCGTTAAAAGCAGCGGCTTTTTCTACTTTGACTCCGTGGGGCTGACGCGTCCCGAAATCACCCATTACCGCAACAGACTAACCGAACGCTACACTCCCCCCGCCCCGGCGAAGGTGCTTTTTTTGGTTCCTCAGACCCGCAGCAAACCCTTCCACAAGGCGCCGGAATTCAAAAAAATCCGCCATCTCCTCAGAAAAATAGGCCCCGACGCGGTGCGAGTGCACCTCTGCGTTTTCTGCGCGCCATTTGGCGTGGTTCCACTTGACCTCGACGAGGTTTATCCGCTCAGCCAGCATGAAACCGCCCTGCCGCTTGACGCTGAAACCATAGATTATGTTGCGTCGCAAGTCGCCGCCTATATCCAGCAAAACCGCTACCGCGGCGTTGTATTGCTTAACGATAGGAAACTTTGGGGCGGCACTGTTGCGGCTGCAAGCAAGGGTGCCTGTGAGGCTAAGGGGCTGCCGTTTGGTCTGGTTGAGGCGAACGTGACTGGGACAAAAGAGATGCTGCTGAGCCTAGAAGAGCTTTTGCGTAGGCAGCTTGGCCTGTAG